The sequence below is a genomic window from Ignavibacteriales bacterium.
ATTCGCGTATCCAGAAAAAGAAAATCAATACAGTCTAAAATTAATTGATAAAAAATTATGAACTAAGTTAAACAAAGTTTCAGAAATTAGATTCATCAACCCAACGCACAATAGCCCACTTTTCTGTTGAACTATTCTTTACGAGCAGCAGGTTAACTCTGCCATCCAGCCGTATCACATCGGTTGGGTTAAATGTCACTGTAAGATTAAAACTTCTTACGATATTAGCTGTGGCTGAATCCTGTGAAGAAATAACAACATTATTCCATATAAGGTTTAACCGCTGAGCATTATTGAACAAGCCGTAGGTGGTTTTCATCTCTTCATCTCTTCCCCACGATACATCGAATCCTGCGTCATAGTCACGATATGTAAAAATGAAATCCGGACTTATTAACTCACCATATATTGCTGTATCCTTAAAAGTATAAGCATACTGAAAATTCTGGAAAACACCTTCAACTGTTTTTAAATCTGTTAGAATGGAATTATTGTCAGAAGAATTCTCATCAAATTTGGGGGCAAAGGGATTTGTACATCCGTAAGAATAAACCACAAAAATAAGAATCAATAAACCTGATATTTTTTTTGCAGATGACATTAATTTGCCAGCCAGCCTTTTAATTCACTCCATCCAGGTAATTCAGTTGACGTTTTTATATCCTGCCAATAATAAATTACCCAAACAGATCTTGAGTCTCTTATCATGTTGAAAATTAAATCGCCTTGATAATTCACTGGTAAGCCGGAGTTGTTTGGCAGATTCAATATATAGTTAGCAGTGAACTGCAGACTATCACCTAAAGGATTTTCAACCTGGTTTGAAAAAGAAAGTGTTACAGGAATATTTTGTTCTGTCCTTACCTTTAAATTATTAAAGTACGCTTCTTCCTCTCTCTTTGTCCAATCTTCAGAAAGAACCGGAAATTGCGATATAGCAGAACTTGTCGGAAGAAACAGAAACTCTTTATCTGTAAATGCTGAATCAACAAAACAAGCAAGATAGTTTTCAGCGTTCTTATCATTGAAAGCATTTATCAGATTTGAAATTACTATCCCCGGTTCAAAAGCTTGTTCGAATGTTGATCGTCCCTGGTCGGGCTGTTCTGCATCACGGGTATCAAACAAATCACAAGAAGTAAACAATAACATTGAAAATATGAGGAGATATTTTTTCATCTGATATAATTATACAAATTGAAGGACAATGTTTCCGGTCAAATTTGTTGACATAACCATATACTTGTTCTAAATCTTACAAACTAATTCTACCTGAAACTGCTCTTCCGATTGTAGCTTCATCTGAAAATTCGAGGTCTCCACCGATAGGTATACCTCTAGCTATTCTTGAGACTTTTATCCCGAGCGGTTTGATTAATTTAGCAAGATATAACGATGTTGTTTCACCTTCGGTATCGGGATTAACTGCAAGTATAACTTCTTTAATTTCTTCAACTTCAAAACGCTTAAGCAGTTCTTTTATTTTTAGTGACTCCGGTGTTATTCCTGATAACGGTGAAAGTACTCCGCCTAACACGTGATATAATCCGGAATATTCGTGTGTTTTTTCAATTGCAATAACATCACTGGCTTCCTCAACAACACAAAGTAAAGAATTGTCTCTTTTAGGATTATTGCAAATATCACAAAGTTCAAATTCTGATAGATTAAAACATCTTGAACAAAACTGAATTTTATCTTTAAGATTTTTAATTGCAATCAAAAGATTTTGTACTTCAGATTCTTCACCTTTTAATAAATGAAGCGCAAGCCTTTGTGCAGTTTTTTTACCGATTCCCGGCAACTTGCTAAGTTCATCAATCGCAATTAATAATGGCTGAGCTATCTGCACATTAAAATCCGGGAATATTTAATCCGGGAGGAATCATACCTTTTGTCACTTTAGCCATTTCCTCTTCAGCTAACTTACTTGCTGATGATAATGCTTTATTTACAGCCGCAACAACCAGATCTTCAAGTATTTCCTTTTCGTCCGCTTTAATAACCTGCGGGTCAATTTCTATTGAAATAAGCTCTTTATTTCCGTTAGCTGTTGCCTTAATAATTCCTCCTCCAGCTTCTTCAGAAACGGTGAGATTTCCCAGCTCATCCTGTACTCTTTTCATCTCAGCCTGCATTTTTTGCACCTGTTTCAGCATTCCCTGCATTCCACCTTTCATCCGGTAATCCTCCTGTTGGTCAAGTTTATTGCTTGTTTTTACTTAATTTTGGCTCAAATATAACATATTGATTTGACTTTATACACTTTAATTTCATAATTTCACGGCAAAATTTTAACAAGGAACATTTGGAGTTTAAACAAAACATCGCACAGAATGCGGGCGAAAATCCTTTAAAGTCCTTTCCATTCGACGGAGAAAATTTTACTGCCGTTGAATACACCGACTCAATCCAGTTAAATGGTGATAAAAAAGTTAAGGTAAAAGGAATAGCAGAGAAATTTGCCGCCATAAACTCTTATTTTTTTGAATATTTAAGAGAGTATCATATTCCAATTGCTTTTCATAAAGTACAGGGAAAAACTACACTTAAACTATTAAAATACACTCAACTACCGTTTGTTATTAAAATCCTTAATGTAACGGATAAAAGAACTTCTAAAATATTTTCGTTAAAAGAAGGAACGCAGTTATCACTCCCGATATTTGAATATCATTTAAATGGCGGAAAGGATTCAATAATTACAGAAAGCCATCTTATAGCTTTTGACTTATGTACGTATGATGATATTAAACTGATAGGACGCATTTGTTCTAAAGTTAATGCGGTTTTAAAAGCCTTTTTTGAACGTCGTGGCGAAACACTTGCTGAATTTATTTGTGTGTTTGGTAAAGTTGATAACAAACTTTTTCTGGTTAATGATTTTACCCCTTTAAGTGTCAAACTTCTGCCGAATGAAAAAGATTCAAAAGCAGTTAATCCCTTTAAAATTTCAACACCTTCTGAAGTTAAAAAATATACTGACCACCTGTTCCAATTAACGAGTTCCTGAAAGAATGTTTACTAAATACGGATATTCAACTATTGGAATTATTGCAATAATAGTTTTTGCACTTATTGCAGTAAGTTTTTTTATTCAGAACCCATATTTAAAAGCAATTCTGATAATCATTCCTTTAGCATTTTTAATTTTCACATTAAATTTTTTCAGAGATCCGGAAAGGATAACACCGGATAAAAATAATATTGTTGTATCACCTGCTGATGGAACTGTTCTTTTCGTTAAGGAAGTAGTTGATAATAATTTTATTAAAGGAAAAGCTAAACAGATTTCCATCTTTATGTCTCCGTTGAATGTTCACGTTAACAGAATTCCGATTTCAGGAATAGTTGAACACGTTAAATATCATAAAGGTGAATATGTCGCGGCATTCGAAGACAAAGCCTCAGAAGTAAATGAGAGATCTGAATTTGTTATATCAAATGAAAAAGGAAAAGTATTCTTTACGCAGGTTGCAGGATTTGTTGCGAGAAGAATCATATATGAACTAACTGAGAATGATTCAGTTAAAATGGGTGAAAGATTTGGTATGATAAAATTCGGTAGCAGGGTTGATGTTGTTGTACCCTTTGACTGGAAAGAAAAAGTTAAGAAAGATGACAAAGTATCTGCTGGTGAAACTATTCTTTTTGAAATCCCGTAACGGTAATGAACCGATTCAGGATTAACGCTTCATTCATCCCGAACTTATTCACATCAATGAATATGTTTTGCGGATTCTTATCCATTATAAATGCAAGTACAGGTAATTTTAATTATGCAGCATGGTTAATAATCATTGCCTCAATCTTTGATGCATTGGATGGAGCCGTTGCGAGATTAACACACTCAAGCAGTAAACTTGGAGTTGAACTCGATTCTCTATCAGATGTAGTCAGTTTTGGTGCAGCACCTTCCTTCCTTGTTTATAGCACTTCACTTCATTCAATAGGTACTATCGGGATAATAATCAGCTCACTTCTAATGCTCGCAGGTGGATTCAGGCTTGCAAGATTTAATGTTCAACTTGTAGGGTTTTCAAAAAATTATTTTACAGGATTACCGATACCATCATCAGCAATTACAGTTGCTGCATTTGTGCTAGCTTATTACAAACAACAGGGATTTGACAAACCTTATTCAGATTTCGTAATACCGTTAGTGCTTCTTCTATCCTTCCTGATGGTTAGTAAAATAAAGTATGATACACTCCCAAAAATTTCATTAAAGGGTTTACTTGAAAAACCAGTTCATTCAGTAATAATTGTTGCCGCTATCGTTCTTCTCATCTTCACTTCGTATGAAGGACTCTTCTATATCTTTGTTTTCAACATCATATTTGGTATTTTTCGCTCAGTTTATCACTGGTTTTCAAAGACGAAATAAATACTGAATCCGTAAAAAATTCTTAACAGGTAGTAAAATTGTACAAAGCACAGGTAATAATTAAACGCCGTCCATCTATACTCGACCCCCAAGGCAAAGCAGTTGAAAAGGGAGCTGCTCATCTGGGACTTACAAACATAAGCGGCACAAGAATTGGTAAATTCATTGAGTTCACAGTTGATGTTAATGATAAATCTTCCGCAGAAAAAGAAGTTTCAGAGTACTGTCATAAACTTCTCTCCAATCCCATTATGGAAGATTATGAATTCACTCTTGAGGAAGTTAAATGAAACCAAAATTTGGTGTAGTTGTATTTCCCGGCTCTAACTGTGATCACGATGCATATTTCTCATTACACAAAGTTCTTAATTATGATGTTGAATTCCTCTGGCATAAAGATACTGATCTGAAACAAAGTGATGTTATAGTTTTGCCGGGAGGATTTTCTTACGGCGATTATCTCCGTACTGGTTCGATAGCGCGATTCTCCCCTATCATGAATTCTGTTATAGAATTTGCTGAGAAAGGTGGAAAAGTAATCGGCATCTGTAACGGCTTTCAAATATTACTTGAAGCTGGTTTACTGCCGGGAGTAATGTTGAAAAATAAATCTCTTCAATTTGTTTGCAAGGATATTACACTAAGTGTTGAAAACTACGATACCATCTTTACAAAAGGAATTGAAAAAGAAAGAACATTAAAAATTCCTGTTGCGCATGGTGAAGGAAACTATTTTGCCGATGAAGCAACAATTTCAAAACTGATAAAAAATAACCAGATAGTTTTTAAGTATTCATCAGCAGATTCAACCGATGATGAGTACAACCCGAATGGCTCTGTATTAGATATTGCCGGCATCATAAATGAAAAAGGAAATATTCTTGGAATGATGCCGCACCCTGAAAGATGCTGTGATCCGGTACTTGGTAAAACTGATGGTGCGTTTATTTTTAATTCAATTGCAAAATATATTTATAACTAAAAGGTAAAATTATGTTTGGTAACTTAGGCGCCGGTGAAATAATTCTGATTCTGCTGGTCATACTTTTATTGTTTGGTGCTAAGAAGATTCCTGAACTTGCTCAGGGTCTTGGCAAAGGTATGAAGGAATTCAAAAAATCTTTGAAAGATGTTGAAGAAGAAATCAAGGTAACTGATTCAGATAAAAAATCTGATAAAAGTTAGGTCAACCGTTAGTTTCATTTTTTAGTTCTCTTTCACTTCTTCAAGGAAATTTCATTTAGGAAATTGATTGCTTCCGTATTCAAACTATTCCGAAAAAATTAGTCTAATAAAATCAGGAACATTATCCTTAGTTGATAATGCTTCCTTTTTTTTAAATCGTATCAAATCACAATCACACCTGAACGCTTTCAATGAAGTCTATCCCGATTCACTTGAACAGGCAAAAGTAATTCAGGAAAAAATTCTTTCAGGCAATGCAGGCAGAATTGCTGGTTGCGTAATTGCAGTGAAAGATGTTCTGTCAATAAAAGGAAAAAGAACTACCTGTTCATCGAACATTCTAAAAAATTTTGAATCAGTCTATACAGCAACTGCAGTTCAAAAATTAATTGATGAAGATGCGATTATCATAGGCAAAACAAACTGTGATGAATTTGCAATGGGTTCATCGAATGAAAATTCAGCATTTGGCAACGTATTAAATCCGGTTGATGAATCACGGGTTCCCGGCGGTTCAAGCGGCGGTTCAGCCGCTGCTGTAGCTGCTTATCTTTGCGATGCATCACTTGGTACTGACACAGGCGGATCAATCAGGCAGCCCGCAGCTTTCTGTGGAATCTACGGTTTGAAGCCAACTTATGGCAGAGTATCAAGATATGGATTGACAGCATTTGCTTCGTCATTTGATTCGATAGGTCCATTCACAAGAAATATTTATGATGCTGCTCTTCTGCTAAGCATCATTTCCGGCAAAGATGAAAATGATTCAACATCAGTTCCAAAAGATGTTCCTGATTATCTTTTGTCAATGAACAACATACAAAGTTTTTCAGTTGGAATTCCAAAAGAATATTTTGCCGAAGGATTAGATCAAGAAATAAAATCCGCAATAGAAAAGATCATCGAACAATTAAAACAAAAAGGTGTGGCAGTAAAAGAAGTTTCACTGCCTATGACAGATTACACAATCTCAGCTTACTATATTCTTACAACTGCAGAAGCATCATCCAACTTAGCTAGATATGACGGTGCGAGATATGGTTATCGATCACAGAATTTTTCTGACCTGAATGAGATGTATGTCAACTCAAGGACAGAAGGATTCGGCTCCGAAGTAAAAAGAAGAATTATGCTCGGCACTTATGTTTTATCCGCAGGTTATTATGATGCATACTATCGCAAGGCTCAGAAGATAAGAAGATTAATCAAAGAAGATTTTGACCACGCATTTAGTGAAGTTGATTTACTCATTACACCAACGACTCCAACCACAGCATTTAAGTTTGGTGAAAAATCTTCTGATCCACTTGAAATGTATCTCAGTGATATTTATACAACGTCAGCGAACCTGGCAGGTATTCCCGGGCTAAGTATTCCAATAGCAAAAAACTCCGATGGACTTCCGATCGGCATGCAAATTCTCGGGAATCAATTTGAGGAAGAAAAAATATTCAGGATGGCAAAAATTATTATGGAATAGTATTATGAAAACCGGGCATCTCCTTTTCTTGTTTTGTTTGTTAACTAATAATTTAATTCTTCAGGCACAGCAGCATATCGTGGGAAAAGATTCTCTTCAACTAACATTCTTTCCGATAAGTGGAATAGAAAATTATCATTCTAAGTCAGACTGTGAAATCAAAGGTTCAATCTGGGTCGATTCACTTTCTGTAAAAATTAAACTTTTTATTAGAGATGATGATTTGATTCTTAATAAACCCTATGAAAAAGGTGATCACGTTGAAGTAATCTTTGCCATTCCCGAACTGAGGGATAGTGAAAATGTTTATATCAATCTTGGCAAAGGTTTATATCAATTCAAAAACACCAATGATTTAAAACGATTCAAGAAAGAATGGAGAAATCCATACGTTAAAATTGATGAAGAATTTGGATGCAGGTATAATGAATTAGAAAAGGAGGATAAGTACCTTAAAGAATTCATTGACAGGGATTTTGATAGAGAAGTTTATAACAAATTCAAATTAAAAAGTATTCCTTATGGAATTACTAATTTCCTCTTTTTTCCAGGCTCACAAAAAGTCAAGAACGGTAATAGAGAAAGATTTATTGAAAGTGAATACGATTCTTCCAATTACGGTTTTAGAATGATAAGACCTGAATCGAAGGTCAAATATTCTAAGAACATAGATTCACTAGGATATACAATGGATTTGACGATACCGATCGAAGCATTTGCATATATAAGCGCAAAACTTGCTAATGAAATCAGAGTCAGGGTTAATGTTGTGGATGTGGATTCATTGCGAAAAAGAAAAACAGTTTTTTCTTCTTAAAAAAAACTGACAATGAAGTTTTTTCGGATTACAATAGATTATTTCCACAGAATCTATTTATGGATAGTTTACTCTATTCTAAAATATTACCAGCAAAATTTGACTCATCTGTTTCACCCATTTTTATTAATACTACAAACGGGTGGTTAAACTTTGAAAAAGAAGTAGAAACCATTAAAAATGTAACAAGTTTGATGAGATACGAGTTTCCATACCTGAATGGTGTCGACTTTCGAAGTGGGACTGTTGAGCACAGAGTTGAAATTATTGATAAAGATTTATTCAATATTTATACGACACATGATTTTGCAAATCCAATGATGACGAAAGATTTTGTAATACATAATGATAGTCTCGTTATTAAAGCAGAAAGATTTGAAAAAGTTGTAAAATTAAATAGTGGAGTATTTGGTTATATAATTTCAGATGTGGAATGGTATTTTGGTGAGTATAGATCTGGTTACTGCGGTGGTTGTATGTATTCAAATGACTATTTAGTGACATATCAGGATTTAAAATTGAAAAAAAGTAATAAACTACTATTACTACATCTTGATGAATTCAGAGCAAGAGGAGTAATAACTTTTTATAAAGATATGGAAATATAT
It includes:
- the recR gene encoding recombination protein RecR yields the protein MQIAQPLLIAIDELSKLPGIGKKTAQRLALHLLKGEESEVQNLLIAIKNLKDKIQFCSRCFNLSEFELCDICNNPKRDNSLLCVVEEASDVIAIEKTHEYSGLYHVLGGVLSPLSGITPESLKIKELLKRFEVEEIKEVILAVNPDTEGETTSLYLAKLIKPLGIKVSRIARGIPIGGDLEFSDEATIGRAVSGRISL
- a CDS encoding YbaB/EbfC family nucleoid-associated protein — protein: MKGGMQGMLKQVQKMQAEMKRVQDELGNLTVSEEAGGGIIKATANGNKELISIEIDPQVIKADEKEILEDLVVAAVNKALSSASKLAEEEMAKVTKGMIPPGLNIPGF
- a CDS encoding phosphatidylserine decarboxylase family protein yields the protein MFTKYGYSTIGIIAIIVFALIAVSFFIQNPYLKAILIIIPLAFLIFTLNFFRDPERITPDKNNIVVSPADGTVLFVKEVVDNNFIKGKAKQISIFMSPLNVHVNRIPISGIVEHVKYHKGEYVAAFEDKASEVNERSEFVISNEKGKVFFTQVAGFVARRIIYELTENDSVKMGERFGMIKFGSRVDVVVPFDWKEKVKKDDKVSAGETILFEIP
- the pssA gene encoding CDP-diacylglycerol--serine O-phosphatidyltransferase; translated protein: MNRFRINASFIPNLFTSMNMFCGFLSIINASTGNFNYAAWLIIIASIFDALDGAVARLTHSSSKLGVELDSLSDVVSFGAAPSFLVYSTSLHSIGTIGIIISSLLMLAGGFRLARFNVQLVGFSKNYFTGLPIPSSAITVAAFVLAYYKQQGFDKPYSDFVIPLVLLLSFLMVSKIKYDTLPKISLKGLLEKPVHSVIIVAAIVLLIFTSYEGLFYIFVFNIIFGIFRSVYHWFSKTK
- the purS gene encoding phosphoribosylformylglycinamidine synthase subunit PurS codes for the protein MYKAQVIIKRRPSILDPQGKAVEKGAAHLGLTNISGTRIGKFIEFTVDVNDKSSAEKEVSEYCHKLLSNPIMEDYEFTLEEVK
- the purQ gene encoding phosphoribosylformylglycinamidine synthase subunit PurQ; the encoded protein is MKPKFGVVVFPGSNCDHDAYFSLHKVLNYDVEFLWHKDTDLKQSDVIVLPGGFSYGDYLRTGSIARFSPIMNSVIEFAEKGGKVIGICNGFQILLEAGLLPGVMLKNKSLQFVCKDITLSVENYDTIFTKGIEKERTLKIPVAHGEGNYFADEATISKLIKNNQIVFKYSSADSTDDEYNPNGSVLDIAGIINEKGNILGMMPHPERCCDPVLGKTDGAFIFNSIAKYIYN
- the tatA gene encoding twin-arginine translocase TatA/TatE family subunit, which encodes MFGNLGAGEIILILLVILLLFGAKKIPELAQGLGKGMKEFKKSLKDVEEEIKVTDSDKKSDKS
- the gatA gene encoding Asp-tRNA(Asn)/Glu-tRNA(Gln) amidotransferase subunit GatA, encoding MLPYSNYSEKISLIKSGTLSLVDNASFFLNRIKSQSHLNAFNEVYPDSLEQAKVIQEKILSGNAGRIAGCVIAVKDVLSIKGKRTTCSSNILKNFESVYTATAVQKLIDEDAIIIGKTNCDEFAMGSSNENSAFGNVLNPVDESRVPGGSSGGSAAAVAAYLCDASLGTDTGGSIRQPAAFCGIYGLKPTYGRVSRYGLTAFASSFDSIGPFTRNIYDAALLLSIISGKDENDSTSVPKDVPDYLLSMNNIQSFSVGIPKEYFAEGLDQEIKSAIEKIIEQLKQKGVAVKEVSLPMTDYTISAYYILTTAEASSNLARYDGARYGYRSQNFSDLNEMYVNSRTEGFGSEVKRRIMLGTYVLSAGYYDAYYRKAQKIRRLIKEDFDHAFSEVDLLITPTTPTTAFKFGEKSSDPLEMYLSDIYTTSANLAGIPGLSIPIAKNSDGLPIGMQILGNQFEEEKIFRMAKIIME